A DNA window from Oscillatoria sp. FACHB-1406 contains the following coding sequences:
- a CDS encoding adenylosuccinate synthase: MANVIVVGAQWGDEGKGKVTDLLSRSADVVVRYQGGVNAGHTVVVKGQTFKLHLIPSGILYPDTDCIIGSGTAIDPGTLIEEMDRLEALGVATDRLFISQTAHVTMPYHRIVDRASEEKLGDRKIGTTLRGIGPTYADKVERTGFRVIDLMDSESLGDRLRYAIDTKNAIIEKLYGLPPLDAEAALEQYRAYAERLRPHVIDSSLKIEDAVKKRKNILFEGAQGTLLDLDHGTYPYVTSSNPIAGGACVGAGVGPTIIDRVIGVAKAYTTRVGEGPFPTELHGEVGELLCDRGAEFGTTTGRRRRCGWFDAVIGRYAVRINGLDCLAITKLDVLDELEEIKVCVAYDIEGKTCDRFPSSAREFAKCQPIYKTVPGWQQSTANCRTLEDLPEAALNYLKFLAELMEVPIAIVSLGASRDQTIIVEDPIHGPKRALLSPSSVPA, from the coding sequence TTGGCTAACGTTATTGTCGTCGGCGCTCAATGGGGCGATGAAGGAAAAGGTAAAGTCACTGACTTATTGAGTCGGTCGGCAGATGTGGTCGTGCGTTACCAAGGGGGGGTGAACGCGGGACACACGGTGGTCGTGAAAGGACAAACCTTTAAACTCCACCTGATTCCTTCTGGCATTTTATACCCCGATACCGACTGTATTATTGGCTCCGGAACTGCCATCGATCCCGGAACTTTAATCGAAGAGATGGATCGACTCGAAGCGCTAGGCGTAGCAACCGATCGCCTGTTTATCTCCCAAACGGCTCACGTAACGATGCCGTACCACCGGATTGTCGATCGCGCCTCAGAAGAAAAACTGGGCGATCGCAAGATCGGAACCACCCTACGGGGTATCGGTCCGACCTACGCCGATAAGGTAGAACGCACCGGATTTCGAGTCATCGACTTGATGGACTCGGAAAGTTTGGGCGATCGCTTGAGGTACGCGATCGATACCAAAAACGCCATTATTGAAAAATTATACGGTCTGCCGCCTTTGGACGCTGAGGCTGCCCTCGAGCAGTATCGCGCCTATGCCGAGCGCCTGCGTCCCCACGTCATCGACAGTTCCCTAAAAATCGAAGATGCCGTTAAAAAGCGCAAAAATATTTTATTTGAAGGCGCGCAAGGAACGCTCCTGGACTTAGACCACGGCACTTACCCTTACGTCACCTCCTCAAACCCCATTGCGGGCGGCGCTTGCGTGGGTGCGGGAGTCGGTCCGACGATTATCGATCGCGTCATCGGCGTTGCCAAAGCCTACACCACCCGTGTCGGCGAAGGTCCCTTCCCGACCGAACTGCACGGAGAGGTGGGAGAACTGTTGTGCGATCGCGGTGCAGAATTCGGGACGACGACGGGTCGCCGCCGTCGCTGCGGCTGGTTCGATGCGGTCATCGGTCGCTACGCCGTTCGCATTAACGGACTCGACTGTCTGGCGATTACGAAACTGGATGTCCTCGACGAACTCGAAGAAATCAAAGTTTGCGTCGCCTACGACATCGAGGGCAAAACGTGCGATCGCTTCCCCAGCAGCGCCCGCGAATTTGCCAAATGCCAACCGATCTACAAAACCGTACCGGGCTGGCAGCAATCCACCGCCAACTGTCGCACCCTCGAAGATCTGCCCGAAGCCGCCCTTAACTACCTAAAATTCCTCGCCGAACTGATGGAAGTTCCGATCGCGATCGTCTCTCTCGGAGCGAGTCGCGACCAAACCATCATCGTCGAAGATCCCATCCACGGGCCCAAACGCGCTTTGCTTTCTCCGAGCAGCGTTCCTGCTTAG
- a CDS encoding SpoIID/LytB domain-containing protein has translation MKAKPRSFERRFFPLLSAFPLLILWGVTVSLTGKPEALELQVGVVQRFGDEPTDLLTLSSTEGDTLRLEFLAGNSQSQTIATKTVKLEIKPQPQAEPYLKEWIVLSDHATFETAEASAKQWREKNIEVEITQPARWQVWAKRDVYSTPLLRRLLLEDLKAKGETSPYLKSEVVKEIPQVSFAVNGYRYTRNEIEITSAKNAVRVSEGADGKNAYTYGGSLKIQPNAYGDFTLVNRVPLETYLRGVVPHEIGASSPYASIEAQTILARTYALRNLRRFKADNYQLCATVHCQVYRGLTGTAESTDRAIAATRGQVLTYNNELIDALYSANSGGVTAKFNDIWDGEERPYLQGKIDAPTAVWDLTKSPLSDEKNLRRFLSLKTGFNGSEANLFRWDRSRTLPEVIADFNRYLDRIQHPFNPVSRIDAIQVKERSLSGHILEMDVKTDKGIVQLHKTEARSAFEPPRSSLFYVDPILDADKSLKGYRFVGGGFGHGAGMSQYGSYNLAKLGWTSAQILQFYFPGTTLEPLNDSIVFYPEN, from the coding sequence ATGAAAGCCAAGCCGCGCTCTTTTGAGCGTAGATTTTTCCCGCTTTTATCGGCTTTTCCCCTCTTGATTTTGTGGGGAGTGACCGTTTCGCTGACTGGAAAACCTGAAGCTCTAGAACTTCAAGTGGGAGTGGTGCAACGCTTTGGCGACGAGCCAACTGATTTGTTAACGCTGTCGAGTACGGAAGGAGATACATTAAGGCTCGAGTTTTTAGCGGGGAATTCTCAATCGCAAACGATCGCGACTAAAACGGTAAAATTAGAAATCAAACCGCAGCCTCAAGCCGAACCTTACTTAAAAGAATGGATCGTTTTGAGCGACCACGCGACTTTTGAAACAGCAGAGGCGAGCGCCAAGCAATGGCGCGAGAAAAATATTGAAGTGGAAATAACGCAGCCCGCCCGCTGGCAAGTTTGGGCGAAGCGCGATGTTTATTCAACGCCTTTGTTGCGGCGCTTGTTATTAGAAGATTTAAAAGCAAAGGGAGAAACTTCTCCTTATTTAAAAAGCGAAGTTGTTAAAGAAATTCCGCAAGTTTCTTTTGCGGTCAATGGATATCGGTATACTCGCAATGAGATTGAAATCACGAGTGCTAAGAATGCCGTTCGAGTGAGTGAAGGAGCAGACGGAAAAAATGCTTATACTTATGGCGGAAGTTTAAAAATTCAACCGAATGCTTACGGCGATTTTACGCTGGTGAATCGCGTCCCATTGGAAACTTATTTGCGGGGGGTCGTTCCCCATGAAATTGGCGCTAGCTCTCCCTATGCTTCCATTGAGGCGCAAACCATTTTAGCCCGCACTTATGCGTTAAGAAATTTGCGCCGATTTAAAGCGGATAATTATCAATTATGCGCGACCGTTCACTGTCAAGTTTACCGAGGTTTAACGGGAACGGCAGAAAGTACCGATCGCGCTATCGCTGCTACCCGAGGGCAGGTTCTCACCTACAACAACGAACTGATCGATGCTCTGTATTCAGCCAATAGCGGCGGTGTAACGGCAAAATTTAACGATATTTGGGATGGGGAAGAGAGACCTTACCTGCAAGGTAAAATTGACGCTCCAACGGCAGTTTGGGACTTGACGAAATCGCCCCTTTCTGATGAAAAAAATCTCCGCCGCTTCTTGAGTTTAAAAACCGGGTTTAACGGTAGCGAAGCAAATCTTTTCCGTTGGGATCGCTCGCGAACGCTGCCTGAAGTTATCGCCGATTTTAACCGTTATTTAGACCGCATCCAACATCCTTTCAATCCGGTTAGTCGTATTGATGCGATTCAAGTGAAAGAGCGATCGCTCTCCGGTCATATTCTCGAGATGGACGTTAAAACCGATAAGGGAATAGTGCAACTGCATAAAACTGAAGCGAGAAGTGCCTTTGAACCGCCGCGAAGCTCCTTATTTTACGTCGATCCGATTCTCGATGCGGACAAATCGCTTAAAGGTTATCGCTTCGTAGGCGGCGGTTTCGGACACGGTGCGGGGATGAGTCAGTACGGTTCTTACAATCTGGCAAAATTGGGCTGGACTTCAGCCCAAATCCTGCAATTTTACTTCCCCGGAACGACGTTAGAACCCTTGAATGATTCGATTGTTTTTTATCCGGAAAATTAG
- a CDS encoding nicotinate phosphoribosyltransferase — protein MSPSVSREALPHKHSPASAIARTLPAELNLAPEDCSLLTDLYQLTMSACYVGEGLAEKRASFELFVRRLPESFGYLIAMGLEQALDYLNNLCISADRIAALQATGIFDRAPANFWTLLASGGFTGDVWAVPEGTAVFANEPLLRVEAPLWQAQWVETYLLNAINYQTLIATKAARMRDIAGSEAHLLEFGTRRAFSPQGALWAARAALAGGLDATSNVLAALKLGQKPAGTMAHALVMAFNAVAGSEDEAFAAFGRYFPGAPLLIDTYDTVAAAERLAKQKQEVKGVRLDSGDLVELSKKVRSLLPEATIFASGDLDEWEIARLKAEGACIDGYGIGTKLVTGSPVNGVYKLVEIEGMPTMKQASGKMTYPGCKQVFRGEGRDRLGLASEAPEAGERALLQQVMAKGERLYACESIAEIRDRALSSVASLPPHARQLNNPTPVEVEISPQLQQLTDRVRDRLMNNE, from the coding sequence ATGTCACCTTCTGTAAGCCGCGAAGCGTTACCTCACAAGCATTCCCCAGCGAGTGCGATCGCTCGCACCCTCCCTGCCGAGTTGAACCTCGCCCCAGAAGATTGCAGCCTCCTCACGGATCTCTATCAACTCACGATGAGTGCCTGCTACGTCGGCGAAGGACTGGCAGAAAAGCGCGCTAGCTTTGAGTTATTCGTCCGCAGATTGCCCGAGAGTTTTGGCTATCTGATTGCGATGGGCCTCGAACAAGCTCTTGACTATTTAAATAATTTGTGCATTAGTGCCGATCGGATTGCGGCGTTGCAAGCAACCGGAATCTTCGATCGCGCCCCCGCTAATTTTTGGACGTTACTCGCCTCGGGAGGCTTTACCGGCGATGTTTGGGCAGTTCCCGAAGGAACGGCAGTCTTTGCCAACGAACCTCTCCTACGGGTTGAAGCTCCCTTGTGGCAAGCGCAATGGGTAGAAACTTACCTGCTTAACGCGATTAACTACCAAACCCTCATTGCGACTAAGGCTGCCCGAATGCGCGATATTGCAGGATCGGAGGCGCACCTGCTCGAATTTGGCACGCGCCGCGCTTTTAGTCCGCAAGGGGCGCTGTGGGCGGCGAGAGCGGCGCTAGCGGGCGGTTTGGATGCGACTTCCAACGTGCTGGCGGCGTTGAAGTTGGGGCAGAAACCGGCAGGAACGATGGCTCATGCTTTGGTGATGGCGTTTAATGCGGTGGCGGGGAGTGAAGATGAGGCGTTTGCGGCTTTTGGGCGTTATTTCCCCGGCGCGCCCCTGTTAATTGATACCTACGATACGGTTGCGGCAGCCGAACGTCTGGCAAAACAGAAGCAGGAGGTGAAGGGGGTGCGTTTGGATTCGGGCGATTTAGTGGAATTGTCGAAAAAAGTGCGATCGCTGTTACCGGAAGCGACAATTTTTGCCAGCGGCGATCTCGATGAGTGGGAGATTGCGCGCTTGAAAGCGGAAGGTGCTTGCATCGACGGTTATGGAATCGGGACTAAATTAGTTACGGGGAGTCCGGTTAATGGGGTTTATAAGTTGGTGGAGATTGAGGGGATGCCAACAATGAAGCAGGCGAGCGGTAAAATGACGTATCCCGGCTGCAAGCAGGTGTTTCGGGGGGAAGGACGCGATCGCTTGGGTTTGGCTTCGGAAGCACCAGAAGCGGGCGAACGGGCGTTGTTGCAACAGGTGATGGCAAAGGGAGAACGACTGTATGCTTGTGAAAGTATAGCGGAAATTCGCGATCGCGCCCTCTCCTCTGTCGCCAGTCTGCCGCCCCACGCTCGCCAACTCAACAATCCGACTCCGGTTGAGGTGGAAATTTCCCCGCAATTGCAGCAATTAACCGATCGCGTTCGCGACAGATTAATGAATAATGAATAG
- a CDS encoding 50S ribosomal protein L25/general stress protein Ctc encodes MSVSVAVDCQKRPEGSKPNALRREGLLPAVLYGHKGAESMSLVMKTKDAELLLKKAQINNTLVDLKVPELSWQGKALIREVQSHPWKRDLYHLSFFAVAGHGSLQVTVPVEVVGTAPGVKLGGGILEQMFTEFAVECLPDRIPESIQIDVSKLELGESLAAGEISLPEGVKLMDDPEATVVSIVAPSEEVPPEETAPVEVAE; translated from the coding sequence ATGTCAGTTTCAGTCGCTGTTGATTGTCAAAAACGTCCCGAAGGAAGCAAACCGAACGCCCTGCGTCGCGAGGGACTTCTACCTGCCGTCCTGTACGGTCATAAAGGAGCAGAATCGATGTCTTTGGTCATGAAAACCAAAGATGCCGAACTCCTGCTTAAAAAAGCCCAAATTAATAACACCCTAGTCGATCTTAAAGTTCCCGAGCTTTCTTGGCAGGGAAAAGCCTTAATCCGAGAAGTTCAATCCCACCCTTGGAAAAGAGACCTTTACCATCTCAGTTTCTTCGCTGTTGCCGGTCACGGTAGCCTTCAAGTCACCGTTCCCGTTGAAGTAGTCGGCACCGCTCCCGGCGTGAAATTAGGCGGCGGTATTCTCGAACAAATGTTTACCGAATTCGCTGTAGAATGTCTGCCCGATCGCATTCCAGAATCCATCCAAATCGATGTTTCTAAACTCGAATTGGGTGAATCGCTCGCAGCCGGTGAAATCAGCTTGCCTGAAGGCGTAAAACTGATGGACGATCCCGAAGCAACGGTCGTTAGTATTGTCGCCCCCAGCGAAGAAGTTCCCCCCGAAGAAACTGCTCCCGTAGAAGTAGCAGAATAA
- a CDS encoding RNA-guided endonuclease TnpB family protein, which produces MLVFEAKLEGLKEQYGKLDDAIRTARFVRNSCLRYWMDNRDIGRYDLSAYCAVLAKEFDWASKLNSMARQASAERAWSAIARFFDNCKKNKPQKGYPRFKKEQTHGSVEYKTTGWKLSDCRRYITFSDGFGAGTFKMWGTRDLHFYPLKQIKRVRVVRRADGYYTQFCIDQERLEKREPTSKTIGLDVGLTHFYTDSDGHKVENPRHLRKSEKSLKRLSRRMSKTQKGSKNRAKLRNKLARKHLKVSRQRKDFVVKLARCVVQSNDLVAYEDLKVRNLVRNRHLAKSISDAAWTAFRTWMEYFGKVFGVVTVAVPPHYTSQNCSHCGQVVKKTLSVRTHICHHCGHTQDRDWNAARNILLKGLSTVGHIGTHASGDIDLCFGEETSQSKPSRGKRKSKK; this is translated from the coding sequence ATGTTGGTGTTCGAGGCAAAACTTGAGGGATTGAAAGAACAGTATGGCAAGCTTGATGATGCTATTCGTACTGCTCGTTTCGTCCGCAATTCTTGCCTGAGATACTGGATGGATAACCGCGACATCGGACGATACGATTTGAGCGCATATTGTGCTGTATTAGCCAAAGAGTTTGATTGGGCATCCAAGCTGAATTCGATGGCTCGACAAGCTAGCGCAGAACGTGCTTGGTCTGCAATAGCTAGATTCTTTGACAACTGCAAGAAAAACAAACCTCAGAAAGGATATCCACGTTTCAAGAAAGAACAGACACACGGTTCTGTTGAGTACAAAACAACGGGCTGGAAACTTTCTGATTGCCGTAGATATATTACTTTCAGCGATGGTTTTGGAGCGGGAACTTTTAAAATGTGGGGAACCCGCGACTTGCACTTCTATCCGTTAAAGCAAATCAAACGAGTCAGGGTTGTTCGTCGTGCTGATGGCTACTACACGCAGTTTTGTATCGACCAAGAGCGACTCGAAAAAAGAGAACCGACATCTAAAACTATTGGGTTGGATGTCGGGCTGACTCATTTTTATACCGATAGCGACGGGCATAAGGTTGAAAACCCAAGACATCTGAGAAAAAGTGAAAAGTCTCTCAAGCGTCTCTCTCGTCGGATGTCTAAGACTCAAAAAGGGTCGAAAAATCGAGCTAAGTTGAGAAATAAACTGGCAAGAAAGCACCTCAAAGTAAGCAGGCAGCGTAAAGATTTTGTCGTGAAGTTGGCAAGATGCGTAGTCCAGTCTAACGACTTGGTAGCTTATGAGGATTTGAAGGTGCGTAATCTGGTCAGAAATCGGCATCTGGCTAAATCGATTAGCGATGCAGCTTGGACAGCTTTTCGGACTTGGATGGAGTATTTTGGTAAGGTTTTTGGTGTGGTCACTGTCGCTGTGCCACCTCACTACACCAGCCAAAATTGCTCTCATTGCGGCCAAGTTGTCAAAAAAACTCTTAGTGTCAGAACTCACATTTGTCATCATTGTGGGCATACGCAAGATAGAGATTGGAATGCTGCGAGAAACATACTCTTAAAAGGATTAAGTACGGTGGGACACATCGGAACTCACGCCTCTGGAGACATCGACCTCTGCTTTGGTGAGGAAACTTCTCAAAGTAAGCCGAGTCGTGGAAAGAGGAAATCCAAGAAGTGA
- a CDS encoding adenosine kinase produces the protein MNQYNVYGLGNALVDMEYEVTPEKLQELNIDKGVMTLMDEERQHHVLERLDGHFCKQSCGGSAANTMVAISQFGGKSFYSCKVADDETGSFYLKDLLGWGIETNLQTQERENGITGKCLVMVTPDADRTMNTFLGITSTLAPTELIPEALQASDYLYLEGYLVSSPTAKEAAIRAREIARSAGVKVSLSLSDPNMVEFFKPGLLEMIDSGLDLIFANESEALKMADSENLEDAIAHFKQIAKNFTITRGAKGSLVYDGQELLEIAPTKVDAIDTVGAGDMYAGAFLYGITHGMNYTEAGTLASAASAKVVTCFGPRLTLEEIQALKG, from the coding sequence ATGAATCAATACAACGTTTACGGTCTCGGCAATGCTTTGGTTGATATGGAGTATGAAGTCACTCCTGAAAAGTTGCAAGAACTTAACATCGATAAAGGCGTAATGACCTTGATGGATGAAGAGCGCCAACATCACGTCCTCGAACGATTAGATGGACATTTTTGCAAGCAAAGTTGTGGCGGTTCGGCGGCAAACACAATGGTTGCTATTAGTCAATTCGGCGGCAAAAGTTTTTATTCTTGTAAAGTCGCTGACGACGAAACCGGTTCCTTTTATTTAAAAGATTTATTGGGCTGGGGCATAGAAACAAATTTACAAACCCAGGAACGAGAGAATGGTATTACGGGAAAATGTTTGGTGATGGTAACGCCCGATGCCGATCGCACGATGAATACCTTCCTCGGGATTACCAGCACCCTCGCACCGACGGAATTAATTCCTGAAGCCCTACAAGCCTCCGATTACCTCTATTTAGAAGGATATTTAGTTAGTTCGCCGACCGCAAAAGAAGCTGCAATTCGAGCTAGAGAGATCGCGCGATCGGCAGGCGTAAAAGTTTCGCTGTCGCTCTCCGACCCCAACATGGTTGAATTTTTCAAACCCGGCTTATTAGAAATGATCGATTCTGGTTTAGACCTAATTTTTGCCAATGAAAGCGAAGCCTTGAAGATGGCAGACAGCGAAAACTTAGAGGACGCGATCGCGCATTTTAAACAAATCGCCAAGAACTTCACCATTACTCGCGGTGCGAAAGGTTCTTTAGTTTATGACGGGCAAGAACTATTAGAAATTGCGCCGACAAAAGTAGATGCGATCGATACCGTTGGTGCGGGAGATATGTATGCAGGCGCTTTTCTTTACGGCATTACCCACGGCATGAACTATACCGAAGCAGGAACTTTAGCATCTGCTGCATCCGCTAAAGTTGTCACCTGTTTCGGGCCGCGTTTGACCCTCGAGGAAATTCAAGCCCTCAAGGGATAG
- a CDS encoding NUDIX domain-containing protein yields the protein MAESSINSLNPKQIADFKVGVDHVIFSVDTQANRLLVLLVKRPIEPFVGSWSLPGTLVRIGESLEDAAHRILAERIRAHNLYFEQLYTFGNPGRDPRESPDSFGVRYLSVSYFALARFEEVEPIAREASTTAWYPLKDVPQLAFDHNKILDYGYHRLRNKLEYSPIAFDVLPEFFTLNDVYQLYSTILGENFSDYSNFRARLLKLGILASTRQKASRGAGRPATLYRFDAEAFEPLKDKPLVFI from the coding sequence ATGGCAGAAAGCAGCATCAACTCGCTAAATCCCAAACAAATCGCTGACTTTAAAGTAGGAGTCGATCATGTCATTTTCTCGGTCGATACTCAAGCCAATCGTCTCCTCGTGCTTCTCGTCAAACGGCCCATCGAACCCTTCGTCGGTTCCTGGAGTTTGCCTGGAACTTTAGTTAGAATTGGAGAATCTTTAGAAGATGCCGCCCACCGTATTTTAGCCGAACGAATCCGCGCTCATAACCTCTACTTCGAGCAACTTTATACTTTTGGTAATCCCGGACGGGATCCTCGAGAATCTCCCGATAGTTTCGGCGTGCGCTACTTATCCGTTAGCTACTTTGCGCTCGCCCGCTTTGAAGAAGTCGAACCGATCGCCCGCGAAGCGAGTACGACAGCTTGGTATCCTCTCAAAGACGTTCCCCAACTCGCCTTCGATCACAATAAAATTCTTGATTATGGATATCATCGCTTGCGTAACAAACTCGAATACAGCCCCATTGCGTTTGATGTTCTGCCTGAATTTTTTACACTCAACGATGTCTACCAACTCTACAGTACCATTCTCGGCGAAAACTTCTCAGATTATTCCAACTTTCGCGCCCGCTTGCTAAAATTAGGAATTCTCGCCAGTACCCGACAAAAAGCCTCGCGTGGTGCGGGTCGTCCCGCTACTTTATATCGTTTTGATGCTGAAGCTTTCGAGCCATTGAAAGATAAACCTTTAGTCTTCATTTAA
- a CDS encoding NAD+ synthase, producing MLKIAIAQLNPTIGFLSKNAENILEAAKVAEKEGVRLLLTPELSLCGYPPRDLLFNPGFIDKTSQQLAALAQKLPPAVAVLVGTLDVNHNAAAKGEKPLYNSIALLEGGQVQKIFHKRLLPTYDVFDEDRYFESGRQSNFFSLDVQVAARSYIKIGVTVCEDLWNDEGFWGQRNYEANPIQDLVTQGVDLIVNLSASPYSVHKQQLREAMLGYSATRYRVPIIYANQVGGNDDLIFDGSSFAIARTGQTIARMQAFKTDFAILEYNLEKRDLKETALLPLIESENEEIWQALVLGVRDYTHKCGFSKVVLGLSGGIDSALVAAIAAAALGKENVLGVIMPSPYSSEHSISDAIALARNLGIQTQKLPIADLMKAYDLGLETLFAETEFGIAEENLQSRIRGNILMAIANKFNYLLLSTGNKSEIAVGYCTLYGDMNGGLAVIADVPKTRVYSLCRWLNRRGETIPAHILSKPPSAELKPGQLDRDSLPPYEVLDDILERMLHRHEGSDRIIAAGADPETVNKVAHLVARAEFKRRQAPPGLKITDRAFGTGWRMPIACRFS from the coding sequence ATGCTAAAAATCGCAATTGCACAGCTTAATCCAACTATTGGTTTCCTCAGCAAGAACGCAGAAAATATCCTAGAAGCAGCAAAAGTTGCGGAAAAAGAGGGCGTTCGTTTGTTGCTGACTCCAGAACTCTCTTTATGTGGGTATCCGCCGCGAGATTTATTGTTTAATCCAGGTTTCATCGATAAAACTTCGCAGCAATTAGCTGCCCTCGCCCAGAAGTTACCGCCCGCTGTTGCCGTTTTAGTGGGAACGCTCGATGTGAATCACAATGCCGCTGCTAAAGGAGAAAAACCGCTTTACAATAGCATTGCGCTCTTAGAAGGGGGTCAAGTTCAAAAAATCTTCCATAAACGCTTGTTACCGACCTATGATGTCTTCGATGAAGATCGTTATTTTGAATCGGGCCGCCAGAGTAACTTTTTCAGTCTTGATGTTCAAGTTGCTGCTCGTTCCTATATTAAAATAGGAGTGACGGTTTGCGAAGATTTATGGAACGATGAAGGGTTTTGGGGGCAGCGGAATTACGAAGCGAATCCCATCCAAGACTTGGTAACGCAAGGCGTTGATTTAATCGTCAATCTTTCGGCTTCTCCCTATAGCGTCCACAAGCAGCAGTTGCGAGAAGCTATGCTCGGGTATAGCGCGACTCGCTACCGCGTCCCGATTATTTATGCCAACCAAGTGGGCGGAAACGACGATTTAATTTTTGATGGCAGTAGTTTTGCGATCGCGCGTACCGGACAAACCATCGCCCGAATGCAAGCCTTTAAAACCGATTTTGCTATCCTTGAATACAACCTCGAAAAACGAGATTTAAAGGAAACTGCGCTCCTTCCGTTAATCGAAAGCGAAAACGAAGAAATTTGGCAAGCCTTAGTGTTAGGCGTGCGCGACTACACCCATAAATGCGGATTCTCTAAAGTTGTACTGGGATTGAGCGGTGGTATCGATTCCGCCCTCGTAGCTGCGATTGCTGCTGCTGCGTTAGGCAAAGAGAATGTATTGGGAGTTATAATGCCCTCTCCTTACAGTTCCGAGCATTCCATTAGCGACGCGATCGCGCTAGCTCGCAACCTCGGAATTCAAACCCAAAAACTGCCGATCGCCGACTTAATGAAAGCCTACGATCTCGGCTTAGAAACGCTCTTTGCCGAAACGGAATTTGGCATTGCCGAAGAAAATTTGCAATCGCGAATTCGGGGCAACATATTAATGGCGATCGCCAATAAATTTAACTACCTCCTACTCTCCACCGGCAATAAATCCGAAATCGCCGTTGGTTATTGTACCCTTTACGGCGACATGAACGGCGGATTAGCCGTTATCGCCGATGTCCCCAAAACGCGAGTTTATTCCCTCTGTCGCTGGTTAAATCGTCGCGGCGAAACGATCCCAGCCCATATATTAAGCAAACCCCCCAGCGCCGAACTCAAACCGGGACAACTCGATCGCGATTCCTTACCGCCCTACGAAGTTCTCGACGATATTTTAGAGCGGATGTTACATCGACACGAAGGAAGCGATCGCATTATCGCCGCCGGTGCCGATCCCGAAACCGTTAACAAAGTCGCCCACCTCGTCGCCCGCGCCGAATTCAAACGCCGTCAAGCGCCTCCGGGACTCAAAATTACCGATCGCGCCTTTGGAACGGGTTGGCGGATGCCGATTGCCTGTCGGTTTTCCTAA
- a CDS encoding nicotinate-nucleotide adenylyltransferase: MTQIALFGTSADPPTEGHKAILRWLSDRYDLVAVWASDNPLKSQQTPLDRRTTMLQLLLLELTTPRQNINLHQELSSPRAIETIEQAREKWGDSVELIFTLGADLVVQLPRWYRARDFLQQVELLIVPRQGYAIAPESLQQLEHLGGKYKIADFTPPPVSSTAYRDRTQIAAIPAAIEDYIHQEQLYAWQKAASTR; the protein is encoded by the coding sequence GTGACTCAAATTGCTTTATTTGGAACCAGCGCCGATCCGCCTACTGAAGGTCATAAAGCGATTTTACGATGGCTTAGCGATCGCTACGATTTAGTTGCAGTTTGGGCATCGGATAATCCCTTAAAATCGCAACAAACACCCCTCGATCGTCGCACGACGATGCTGCAACTGCTACTGCTCGAACTGACGACTCCGCGTCAAAATATCAACCTCCATCAGGAATTAAGCAGCCCCAGAGCGATCGAAACCATTGAACAAGCGAGGGAAAAATGGGGAGATAGCGTAGAATTGATTTTCACCCTCGGAGCGGATTTAGTCGTGCAATTACCGCGTTGGTATCGCGCCCGAGACTTTTTGCAACAAGTCGAGCTACTCATTGTACCGCGCCAAGGATATGCGATCGCGCCCGAAAGCTTGCAACAGTTAGAACATTTGGGGGGAAAATATAAGATCGCAGATTTCACACCGCCTCCGGTATCTTCTACCGCCTACCGCGATCGTACCCAGATTGCCGCCATTCCCGCCGCGATCGAAGACTACATTCATCAAGAGCAGTTATACGCATGGCAGAAAGCAGCATCAACTCGCTAA